A genome region from Anastrepha ludens isolate Willacy chromosome 3, idAnaLude1.1, whole genome shotgun sequence includes the following:
- the LOC128858314 gene encoding uncharacterized protein LOC128858314 — translation MYSRTIRAYDCQVLLEDKEITNTDWESLEPCLGVANSEDISANTSENVWRLIKIAFDGVENVPPEVYGKIRLVLKAITVEELHNISMSRVEIVEAFGGVQGLSSNMSNGFTDAQMKLIASKVRNEWLGKEPEIYSEYDLISMGEIICHLNESDIENIHADAFKAAAEWIGSIESCPETQLQAFVKLAMREDAFGEAKDWTKIDVSLIGNIINGLSQPELAAIDENKLKLNHFYVQKQRKNGKGVNGGDSTGSTHKINGSVLKKNSR, via the exons ATGTACTCCCGCACAATCCGAGCTTACGATTGTCAAGTGCTACTGGAAGATAAAGAAATTACCAATACTGATTGGGAGAGTTTGGAACCCTGTTTAGGTGTGGCCAACAGTGAGGACATATCGGCTAATACCAGTGAGAATGTTTGGCgtcttataaaaatt GCTTTTGATGGTGTAGAAAATGTGCCGCCAGAGGTCTATGGCAAAATTCGTTTGGTGCTTAAAGCCATCACTGTCGAGGAGTTACATAACATTAGCATGTCACGCGTGGAGATAGTGGAGGCGTTTGGTGGTGTGCAAGGGTTGAGTAGCAATATGAGTAATGGATTTACCGATGCACAAATGAAATTGATTGCCAGCAAAGTGCGTAACGAGTGGCTGGGCAAGGAACCAGAAATATATTCGGAATATGATCTCATATCGATGGGTGAAATTATATGCCATTTGAATGAAAGCGATATTGAGAACATACATGCGGACGCTTTTAA AGCCGCTGCTGAATGGATTGGCAGTATTGAATCGTGTCCCGAAACTCAATTACAAGCCTTTGTCAAATTAGCAATGCGGGAGGACGCCTTTGGCGAGGCTAAGGATTGGACCAAAATTGAT GTTAGTCTAATTGGCAACATCATCAACGGTCTATCCCAGCCAGAATTAGCTGCTATCGATgagaataaattaaaactaaatcatTTCTATGTACAAAAGCAGCGTAAAAATGGTAAAGGTGTAAATGGCGGAGACAGCACTGGATCTACTCATAAAATCAACGGCTCCGTCTTAAAAAAGAACAGTCGATGA